The following nucleotide sequence is from Cricetulus griseus strain 17A/GY chromosome 9, alternate assembly CriGri-PICRH-1.0, whole genome shotgun sequence.
acgcctgctaggggctggctacaggtgtgcctgaccatgcctgccagGATGTGTTCAGTGTGACATAGGGAatgtttaagagtgaggggcgcaCACGTGCAAGgtcccttcttctgtttcatttctgcttgctgtacttactgctgccccgccgGCAGCCTAAGttactctgtaagtaaagcttttccctaataaattcccttgtatttttacctgactccaaaTTGGTATTTCCCACAATAAAGGTATTTTTGCAAGGTCTAATGGATATATTTGAGATAGACAGGcattttcaaacacttcagatTTCAGacccttttcttatttctttatttgagcATCTATTCAGCCCATTACCATTAAAGGTGTTGGTCTGTCtttaagttttagtttttttttgtggCTGGTTCATTCTTCGTAGTTtcactgtcctggaaattgctatgtagaccaggctattaGAAATGGTGATTGTCACTAGCAGACCAAGAGAATCTGATAAGAACTCCCAACTTATCTTTGGAGTCTCTGCCCTGTTATGGATTGATTTCTAAAGAGCCATTAGACCTGTGACATGTCAGGGGAGTAGCTGGACACCCCATTTCTGCCCTTCCTGCACAGTGAAGGCTGCAGCGAGTCACATGCCATTTACCCTGAGCAAGCTCCTGTCTTAGCATCTCACAAAGCTGCAGTCAGCCTGCCCTGGTGGTGAtaaatgcctttatttccagcacttaggaagcagagacaggtgaagtTCTGGGTGTCCAAgcctatcctggtctacatagcaacaAAAAAGGCTGCAATGGCTTTCCCCGATCACCTGGTCAGTCAGTACCACTCACCTTGCTCTGAGTGCCCACACATGTCACTTTTGGCACTGTCTCCCAGATCTTCTGAAGATGTCACATGACACCTGCACAGTACATAGACATGGGGACCAGAGCAGTGATGCAGGTGTTTATTAGAATAAGCTTAGCAGACAGAACAAGGAGGGGACAGGTGTCTGGATTCCAACTTCAGGAGGGAGAGCCGACAGGGCAGCAAGAAGGTGCTCAGCGGTTACAAGGAAAAGAATGCTTGTATTTTTTGCATGGTGTCTTCGGTATAGTATTCCTTGCATTCTGGGCTATCTGTGATTTCATGctggaaaacaaaatgacagagTAGGTCAGTGGTGGTCACAGGCAAGGTGTAGAACCTCTGCAGGGCTCCCCAGTCCCCCACAATGAGGCTGCCCCTTGTCCAAGGGAAGAAAACTCCCTGCAGTGATTCAGGTCTCCACAACACACTCTGACCAAGGGAGCTGAGCTCATCCACAGCTGTCAGGAGGAAGTCAGAAAAGCCACCCTAGCCAGGCAGGGATGAAGGAAGAAGGTGCTGGAAGTCATGGTGGGGACTAGTTTGGAGACGACACAGATGGCTGAGTGTTAGTTTTGATGGCGTCTGCCATACCTGAGGACTTCTGTCCACACATTGGCCATGTGACCAAGTTAGCAATACATCccctgtgtgagtgtgttagAAGGAAATCTTTTTGGAGAGTGCTGTGGCTTTCCAGGACCTGTCACTCAAACCTAAAGTACAAACATCATGAGGGTTGTACTATTCAAAGGACACATCTCTATAAAACAGCTTTGCTTAAAGAGCAGACAAAAGGGAAATGAGGAACAGCTGTGGTGAGCGGCTGCAGGCActccctgggggtggggtggcatcTAAGCCATGCAGGGCGGGTCTGGCCTGGCtctgaggatgccagtggaaggctCCATCTGAGACAGGGGGTAGAGTCAAGGGAGAAGGTGACACTGGCCAGTAGACAGAATTCAGACATCTTAGAGTAGAGCTGAGGGAGCCCCACCTGTGCATCAGCCAGAGCAAGGACCTCCTGTGTCCCTGCCTGCCCTAGTGTGGGGACAACCCGAGTTCACCCATAGCATGGGGGTGATTTGCAGGAGCTTGCTTACACCAGGGTGGCTGTGGACCAGGCATGCTGCATTGACATGTGCTATGGCGGGCACGGGTTTGTGTGCTCTGTCATCGATCCTCTGACACACATTACTGGTTATAAGGATCACTTGTGCCATGTGTGCATGGGGTTTGGGGTAGGGAGGAAGTTACCAGAAGTAAGGTGTCCAGGGTTTTGCCGTCCACTCCTGCCTCATTGTAGCACTCCTGGATTTTTTCATAAGCTGCTCTTTCCTCGGCAGTTGGCTCAAACTTGCTAATGAGCGCATTCATGATTATCTTGTTTCCACTGAGCATTGTCGCGTAAGTTTCAAAGTAAGTGATGCATGCTTCCGCTGAAACAGCACACGGAAAATCACCATTAAAGGAAACCCAGGCTGGAGAAGCAGACATTCACATTTTCCAGCCACATCTACAAATGTCTTAAGTGACCTTCCACACAGTCCTGCCCACCCGAGGCTGCTGCCTCCCAGACACAGCACACAGTTTCCATAGACACGCACTCTCAGCAAAAGGGGATAAATGAGTGCACCAGCCTGCATATCTGACCTTCACAGAAGCCCACACATGACCCAGCTTCAACTGTGCATGCAGCTAAGGACAGGGCATCCACACCACACCTCcagctccccatcccccaccccaactgTCTCCATCCAGAGCAGTCAGCCTCAAGGACTTCAGTAGGACTCCTGACTAGTGACCTCCAGGGACCCCTTAGATCTGTCTCCTGCACTGCTTGCAGATCCATAAGGAGGTGAGATGGGGTGAGCAAGGATCAGAAAGACATCTGTCCCCATTCTCACTTTTCTGGAAGCCCAGCTCCCCGGTCACCAGCAAGGCCAGCAGAAGCAGGGTCCCCTTCATGGTGGAGAGTGCTGAATGCTCTTCTCAGAGCAGATCCTGCTGCCTTATAAGCTGCTGTCTCCCTGAGCCagtccctcccaccccatcccacccaacCCCAACCCTGCCTTCCAGGAGTTCCAAATGCCTTTGGCAAGAGGCTGGCACCTGTGGATTCCTGTCCCTCTTGCATGGGGGAGTGAGCATAGGGTCTCCTCCCACTCTGAAGAACAAATGCCTGGAGACATCCTAATGTCTTCAGTTTCTGGACAGAAGTGGTTGTACCTTTGCCAGAAAACGTTAGGACTGACCTTTCTAAGCAGCCACATGCTGAGCCAAGTGCCCTGTGTCCTGCCCCAACTgtcacctctgcttcctggtcacaTTCCTCCTCACTGCTCCTGGCTCAAGCATGTCCTCTCCATCTTTGAGGTGCAAAGCACAGGGGTCAAGGAGGGTTTCTGTCACTGTCGGCAGCCAACAGCCCACAACACTGCTTTCTCCTGAGATGAAGACCTCAGTAGAAGTGTGCATATCTTGGGGCCATACTGTGTTTCTTGGACATCTTAGCTGCTGTAGACTTTGGACTACACCTCTCAGGACAGGGGACACCATCTGGTGTTTTTAGTGAGTGCCACCCAGGGTGGTCTCAGCATGTTAGGTCATGTGGGTATCCTCGGGGGCTGGTGGTGTTTTTGTCCCCTCAACTGCATCCTGCTGCCATTCCCCCCTCACTGGCACGGTAGCTCATTCCTGTTGTCCTgctcttgtctttttctcctctaCCAGGAAGCAGGTCTCTAACAGTTCAAAGAGTAGAGTCCATGTGGAGGGATTCGTGCCTGTACCATGAACTCTCCTCTGCCCACAGACTATGCTGCGTGTGTGGACAGTCTCAAGTTCAAATCAACCTACTTCCCTCAGACGTCGGTGTCACAAAAGAGACTGTCAGCAGTGGGTTGTGTTTCCTGCAGGAGGAGACTTGCAATGTGTGATGGCTGATCTTCATGGTCCTCCTGATGGAAACAAACCTCTGTCAGTGTGGAGTTTTTAGAATACGTTAATTGATGTAGGCATTCTGACTTTGTGTGGGCAGTGTGGACTAGGGTCTACTTGGAGTGGAAAGGAGAAAGCAGCCTGGGCCTTCatgtctctctacttcctgattgtCCATGCGATCAACGAAGACAAGTTCTTGCACAAgttctcacactcacacactcttgCACCAGGCCTCccccgccatgatggactgcatcccTTCAAACTGTAAGCACAAAGTCACTCCTGCTCTGGATTTGGTCACTAGTTCTCTAATGTCTTACAGGATtatattttagcatttttttgGCCCTGAACGTAATCAATAGAACCACCCACAAAAATAAGGGTGGctaaggagatgactcagtggatgaCGTACTCATTATGCCAgcctaaggatctgagttcagattcccaggtCCCCTGTAAGGAGTTGAGTATGGTGTCATCCACAACTAATCCCAgctgagctccagattcaatTAGAGAACTTGTCTGAAAAAATAGGGTGGAAGGTTGTGGAGATAGCTAGTGATTTAAGGTCCTTGGAGCTAACCTGATgtcccaagttcaaatcccagaaaccACAGGGTAGAAGAATAGGACTGGATCCCCTAATTGTCCTCTcatgtaaacacaaacacacacacacacacacacacacacacacacacacacacactcacacacacacacactcacacacactcactcacacacacacactcacacacacactcacacacacacactcacacacacactcacacacacacacacacacactcacacacacacactcacacacacacactcacacacacacacacactcacacacacacactcacacactcacacacacacactcactcacacacacacactcacacacactcacacacacactctcacacacacactcacacacacaacacacactcacacacacacactcacacacacacactcacacacacacacactcacacacactctcactcacacacacacactcacactcacacacacactcacacacacacacactcattcacacacacacactcgcgcgcgtgcacacacactcaccacacaatgcacactcacacactcacacactcacacacactcacactcacacacacacacactcacacacacactcacatactcacacacacactcacacacactcacactcacactcacacacacacacacaccacaatagacaagaaattacacacacacatatagaacaACATGAGTAGGTAGGAAAACAGTAGAGATACCTGGTCACAGAATGTTAATGGTTCAAGTGAGAATTTCcactcagtggggaaaggtgtAGGTGTCATGTGTTCTCTAACATCCAGGGTGAAGGCACTAAACCTCTGTGAGGTCTATGGAAAAGCCTGATCCAGCTCTGACAAACTGGCAGAGAGCTGCAGGTGTCACCCACCAGTACACACATCTTAGCCACAGGATGCCCTTGTCTCCATTCCTAATACTTCCAAGGCATAGAAAGGCCTAGCTGGGCCTCAGCAGCCATGGGACATGCAAGGCCATCAAAACAAGGACGAGAGGACATGGTGGACAGATCAGGAGTGGGTATTAGTGCTTGGCACCTCTTTGCCAAAAACGGTTACTGGATGCAGATCCTGTTTGGCTCGTGCGACCAGTAAGTTAAAGGCTAATGCCTCTCTAAGTCTTTGGCAAACTTCATCTGTCACTCCTGATGGAGAGAAATAACTATCAATGCCTTTAACAACAAACTACTTAGTTCTGACTGACCAAAAACACTAAGagtctttacttttaaaaatgaattccagCCAAATTACACAAGCACTTATATAAGGTGAATATGGAGGCGGGGCAAGGGtgtggagagtttgaggccagcctgggctatgtgggcAGATCCTGTTGTTTCATGTTTTCAGAAAGGTCTTGTTTATAGACTTGAGAGAAGCCAGCTAGCCCTCCAGCCCATCTAACCACCATGGTGGAGACCTCCTATGTGGTGTCCCTGGGACAGAGTGGCACAGGCCTTCCTCTCCTGAGCCCTTAGACATCTAAGGgacacaaaagcagccagtgaaaGAGGAGCTGGGGAATTGGGGACAGGGTATAGAGCCCCGAGCTGTGGTAGAGCCCGGGCTTGTTTTTAGGTACAGGTCCACGTGTACTGTGGTGTTGTAATctgtgttccattgctgtgaccaaactcCCCAGACTCGGCACTGTATGTGGAAAGAGGTTAATTTGGTTCATGGTCTGGAGTCTTGACAGCCCCAGATAGGGCAGCCACATCTAGACACTGCTTGCACTGTGTGGACtcagggtgaggggtggggaggggagggagctggtggagtcagaactagagcAGGGGCTCCACCTGCTTGTCACCACCCACATCACTGCCTCTCAGCACTGCCACACGGGGGACCAAGGCTCAAGGTGGGGCTGCTGTGTGTGGCCTAGCCAAGTGCAACCATAGCTGCCTGTCCCTCTTACATGCTGTTTTATGTTGTCATAGTGATATTAACAGGGTCCACAGAGtaattctggctggcctggaactccctgtgctgaccaggatgacctcagtctcacagagatcacctgcctctgtctcctgtgtgctaggaCTGAAGTGTTTGACACCACACCAGGCATTGTTAGTGGATTTTACCAGTGCTTACAGCCAGCCACAGGGGAAGCTGAAttcaccacacactcacaccacacacacacacacacacacacacacacacacacacacagagtaacaagaacaccatacacacaatataccacacatacatcacacacacacacacacaaacacacatgacacacacatgctacacaaTCCACACAcaacactgatacacacacacaccatacaaacacgctatacacacacatgacacacacaacccacatacaccacactcacaaacatattctacacacacacacaacacacctagcatacacatataccacaaacacacaccacctaaaacaacatacatgtacacatatatgcaagaCATACCATAGCACAATACATACTGTAGAAACAAACACGCCATATAACCCGAACACTCCACACAtccacatactacacacacccacaaacacaactcagaaacacacacatatttcatacatcacacacatatgtaagtataccacacacatacacacctatgccacacacacacagtccagaCACAATCCGCATACaccaacaccacacacagacatacacataacacacagcacacacatgctccACAAACTCACATACCAtaaacacacaatatacacacaccacccaaaacaacacacatgcacccccacaccacacatacatattacaGAAACGCATACAAACCACACAACcatatgctacacacacacacacacacacacacacacacacacacacacacacacacacaacacacactcccTTTTAGGAATTTTATGAACCCATGGTTAACCTGGGCCTGATCCTATATGAAAAATCCAAGAAACATCAAAAAGAGGTATAAGAGGGCCAGTTTAGCTGGGTagagcacacatttaatcccagcactcaggaggcagaggcaggtggatttcggagttcaagggcagcctggtctccacagagaTGTTCTAGCACAGGAGGGCAATGTCTAGAGATGCTACCTCAAAACAACAAGGAAGAGATCAAGTTGAAGGATGACTTCAACAGCAGGAGGACTTCAGGGTTAGAGAGTGGTTCAAGGAAGCCATGAAGCAAGGGAAAGCTGGGGGCAGGGACAGAAACAGTCAGAGCAGCGTCCCCAAGTGTCTGGGATCTGGTCTATCCTAGACATTGACTACTGGGGAGACTTTTAAGTAAACCTAGATTTCCCTTCATCACAGGGTGACCTAGGGCTCATCCTGGAGGCCTGGTTGAGGGGCCTGTTGCCTGGCTCCCTAGTCATTTCTTTTGGTCTTCATATGACATGGAACCTTGAGCAGAGCACTAAGAGGGGGACCAGGCTAAGACAAGGCCCTTTGTTGACCAGGATCTTATCCTCTTGCCAAAATACACATCTCCCCTGACACAGCCCCAGGGAGTGTCACACAGGGTTCTGGGAGGAGTCTGGAGGGGCTCAGACACAGCCCCTCCCTGCCCACTGAGCAGCCCAGAGCAGGTATAGAAGGGACCTGAACTAGGTAGGAGCACCTGCCGCCATTACCATGAAGCTCCCTGGTGCTCTCGTGTTGCTTGGGGCTGCCCTGCTCCTGACCTCAGGGGGAGGTAGGTACTAggctgtgggtgttggggattttgGGGTTTCCAGGGCGCTCACACCTTCACTTACCCAGCAAGGACTCCTGTGTTCTGACATAAGGTTTCAACGGAGGATCCCTTTTCTTTGTGTTCCAGATTGTGGCATTTGCCCAGCTATAAAGGAGGAGGTTGGGCTTCTAGTTGGCCCATCTGTGCCTGACTATCTGATGTTTGTTGAGAAATACAAGAAAGACAACGCAACACTGGAAAATGCTAAAAATCTGAAGACATGTGTTGACAACAAGCTGACAGAGGAAGACAAGGAGAATGTACTCAGTTTGCTGGTGAGTTCTCTTGGGTCTGTCCCGGGAGCTGCCCTGCTCACCCCAGTTAGAGATGGAGCCTGGGCTCCTTCCCACCTCTGCAACTTCTGTGTGCATAAAGAAAGTTGGCTCTCCTAACTGCTGGTTTCAGGAGGATGGGGCAGGAAGGGACACTCAGGCAGCCTGAGCTAGGCCTGGCTGTTCACTCGGCCCAGCCAGACTAGACCCTGAGGATCCCTGTCCCCCTGATACCACTTGGCCTCCTGCAGCCTCTGGCCCAGCCTTCTGGGTGCAGCCCAGGGCCCGGAACCTTTTCTCCAGCCTGGGTCTTTTATCCTAACTTGTCAAGTCTACCACCGCATTCCCAaacactcatttttttcttgaactCTGGATCTCCAAGGCCACTCTGTGGAATCCAGGCCTAGGTGACTCAGGTGCAGCATGTAATTGAGTCCCCTCTTGTCCCTAGAACTAGTAGCATCAGTCACCACCTCAGCTGCTTGTGTCTGAGGGTCATCATGTGACAGGAATCAGTTCACTTGTGGGGTCACACCTGCCTGCAGGCTCTCCTGAGCCACTCCAGGTCCTGCCCAGATGTCTCTCCATTCTGTCCCTCATGTGCCCATGGTGACCTGAGTGCAGGTGGCTCTTTCCGTCAGGCTAAATTGGAGGCTGTTCACAACCCTGCTGTGGTTTGAGGGAGacaggatggagaggtggctccctGATCCTAGTCAGGCCCAGGAGCTCTGGCACACAGGTACAGGTCCCTCCCTAGAGGTGTCCTGTGTATGATCAGAGACATCTCCTTCACCTCTGATGGCTCACTGGCTTTCTCTTTGCAGGCTAAAATAGATGCTAACAAATACTGTTGATGAGTCCATCTGTGCCAGAAGACTCAAGGAAGCCACTTGCCTGCTCACCTGCATAGATGCAGCAAGCCCTACCCTACCCTCCAGGTGTCTAAACCCGGATTCCAACAATAAAAGCCTTGCAATTCACAGGGGAGCCTGACTGTTTGGATTTGAGATGGGGCATTGATTAGGTTGGCGGATATGGGGGGAAAAACCAGTGGACATTGACCCATCACTGCTCAATTGCAACAATGACAAAATGCCCTGGCAGCATGCATTAGGCATGCCAGGAGACCACAGTCACTGCAGCCAGAGTGTCTGTGGGACAGGTCCATAGGGCACACACATGACCTCCCCAACTGAACTCCCAGGAGCATGAACAGTGAAGGACAGGGAGGCCCCGTGTGCGTTGAGGAAGTCAGAGCTTCTGGACAACAAAATCTGTCCTTTCTGCCCCCTGAAGGGGCCAtggtccagttgtagagagtacTTGTGTCACAGGGCTCTCTGGACCTCTGTGTTCTGAACACAGATGGGTGTGGACAGCAGGCTCAGGCTTCTGGGGACATGACTTCTTTgttattacatttgtttaggatgtgtgtgtatgtttctctctgtgtgtctctgtctctgtctctttgtctccccccacctgtgtgtgtgtgtgtgtgtgtgtgtgtgtgtgtgtgtgtggaggtcaaaggtgcTATGTAGCATTTCTcctaattggttttaataataaaaacccggagcgAGATGTCAGATAATTGGTAAACTTTGAGACAGAAGAGAATAAAGGAGCCAACACTATAGGGACTTCTAACCTATACCAAATGCTCAGATGGAAGTGTGGGGGAGGTTCCATGTTCACAAATCCTCCAAATGAAGATGCCTAGAGtctgcctcctccagccttatgctcctgtctccaccagaGGTGTGAGCCACAGGCACCCAGCTCTTATGTCTTTCAGACTGGTTGAATTTCCTGTACCCCAGTGTGGTgttgaactcctggtcttcctgcttcctcctcccaacTGCTTGGGTTGAAGGCCATgccctggcctctatggttaactagtgtctACATCCACCCCTGATCTTAAGACAAGCAGTATTTgttagaacacaaacaaaaatttgcatttcccccttttgttctAAAATTCAAaaagcttataattaatataagaaaaactatatagaAAAACTATAATAACtatatacaaaatatccaggcaaCAAATACATCAACAGTCcgtaaatattttacaaattcaCAAGAATTAATCCAGTATCTCTCCTGTTTTGGTGGTTCCAcaaggttgtacctaattcactttctattccaTCTTCCATTACCAAAAGTGTCTTTGTAAGTCCTTCAACCTTGtacaattttcatttctttagtgaatttctttacTGAATCTGCTTCAAGGTAAGTTATAAGAATAAAGTCTTCAACTCCACCagagaactgagaaagaaataatgttATCTGATTAAATAGGGTGTGCAAGCAAGGACTTCCCCAAAATGTGACTAATGACAGACACAGCTGGCTTCCTGGGCAGTCACCTAAGTTTCCTCTGAAATattgggcatccatcttcagcctgcaGGCCTAGcagatctgacagactttttcaTAAAGCAGGATAGTCTCATGATTTGccttaccttgtcttggcaaagttcgtAAGTCACTCTTTTTTCTGtgctgcttgtccaatttgggcagcatactgtcagcagtcaaggcaaaagCAATTTCTGCCCAGTGGCTAACACTTACCACAAAGATAGTAAACTCAGTGTGGGGTTACTTCactgcccatcatcttctctaaaGGAGATTGTTAAAACATCTCAAATGCAATAATCTGCAGAACTTGAAGTGTATGACGGCCTCCTGTCTCCCACAAATTTATCCATTTGATCTTTAAAACATAACTTCCTAGAACAATTAGAAAATTCATCAACTATACTAAAAAATCACACTGCTCTGGAGGACAGAATGGCTTTGGAGGAAGAACTGAAAGttccagaaagaaagagaaaatgtatattttgcaAGACTTCTATAATGATTAAATATCAAAGCTATTAGTAGAAATAAATAACCTTATAATTAAGGGATATTTGGTCACATGTGTGGATGTGACTTTTATCACTCCAAAATCTTGGCTCTGTATTGGCCTTTTGAGGAAGCAGATGTTCAATTCTTAGGGACTAGAAACCTATTTCTCGTAAAACAAAGCAAGAGGTGGGTTGAATGCATAGGTTCAGAAGGACACAGAGCAAGGCTGAGGTCATAGGTGTCATATAGATCAGTGAATCTGTCAGTCACGATCTTTGCAGCAGTGGAAACCCAGATAAACACTCCTGCAGTCTCAGACACCCACCTTAGACCATCTCATGTTGCACAAAACAGGCCACAACAACAGGACCAACAGCCCTACTGTTGAAATGGTTAACTGACAATCCCCGCTAGGTTGGCCAATGGCATATGACTTCAGAGAAACTATAGGCCTTAGAACTGCTGGGTCAGGAAAAGCTAAATGCTGGACATATTGAAGAATCCACCAGCCCTTGGAATctcctgtatttatttttaaaaagaaatctggaaaatggagaatgctgacagacctgagatgCATAAGTAAAGTAATTCAGCTGATGGGCTGTCTTCAGCCTGGAGTGTCCTTGCAGTCTCTGTTACCTACAGAATGGCCTATCACAGATACTGACTAAAACACTGTTTCCTCACTATACCTTTACTtgaaaaagatagagaaaatggTGACTTCATGGTGCCTTCACATACTTCTCAGGTGTTCAAGAGATATGAAGGCCTTCCCACAGGAAATGTTGACAAGCTCCCCCCTGACCcgatattttatgaaaaaatattgaaaagaattaCTGTACAGCATCCACACTCTATGATTTACCATTATGtgtataattatgtatataatttaccattatatacCACTGATATTGTATTGAGTGATTTAAAGCCAAACActtggaaaaaatattcaaagaagtaaagaaagtttTACCTCTGTGGGGATTACAAACTGCCCCCTAAAAAACAGAGGGGAGATGTATGAATTCCTTGGaatataaaataggtctacagaaaattaTAGCACACAAAGGGGAATCAGGAGAATTCAGTTACAGACTCTTAATGGTTTTCAGAAATTCCTTGAGAGATTTCCCTCTACAGACCACGattggagtagaaggacatgaaTTGAAAGTTTTGAACAAGACACTAAAAGGGGATGAGGACTTGAATCGTACAAAAGAATTCCCAGCTGAAGCTGAAAAAGTACTGGCTCTGGTGGGAAGAAGACGCTGGAGGCCCATGTGGACCGTGAGGATGCAAAGCTTACCTGCAATCTGGTTATGCTACCCTCTAGGAAACGCCCTTCAGGGattgatgcagagggaagatattagattggagtggatatttctaccacagatctgaaagaagaaagacacaCGTAGAAAagatttctcatttaatttttaagggAAAACTGAGACATTGTCAACTGACAGGAATCGACACAGCAGAAATTACAGTCCCTTTAACTAATGAGGGAATTTCTTctttatggaaagataatgaacaGTGGCAAAGACCATGCAGCTCGTTTTCTGGAATGATGAATAACAGTTACAGCAAAAGTGAGACTATAAAATTCATGAaaggatcttttcccattctgtgggtggtcgttttgtttACTGACTTTGTcctgtgccttacagaagcttctcagtttcaggaggtcccatttattgattgcagacctcagtgtctgtgcttctggagtgatgttcaggaat
It contains:
- the LOC113837185 gene encoding androgen-binding protein homolog, with translation MKGTLLLLALLVTGELGFQKTEACITYFETYATMLSGNKIIMNALISKFEPTAEERAAYEKIQECYNEAGVDGKTLDTLLLVTSSLPQTPCTHGTSDPYNQ